In Labilithrix sp., a single genomic region encodes these proteins:
- a CDS encoding HAMP domain-containing histidine kinase, with protein MTDQYFVSFLIVGGVCIGFAMHAASLAVQTRRLRYVYLMLLALLEAAYCFVGWRYFMLTDGARALPWGQAFCAFAPFITWVFGELTMDLSERRPRWLVRLQQVNLGLTTTFATGVVVDMLFRTSITMKPEILTDLESLHRHRFVFTGFGMAYLAWVGVAFSCFAATLLGAYRTRRDLLPMVVGAIVYFSATISDFGICVGIVDLPFTQHFGFFALVIGCWRVISNRFEEAISEMQRAVERLEHQRNRLLIAAPMLHKQKLDSLGTFAAGVGHEINNPIQGIMNYALLIKREAAPETTVSRFADEIAVESKRIADIVQNLLRFARAEGTAEGAVAIAVPVSQLLEGPLRLIRSTLAQRGITLEVHIDDGLPEVTCRAAQVQQVIMNLVTNARDAVLSRAATRTDDKRITVEASQITRAGEPWWVVRVSDTGDGFDPTLSDRIFDPFFTTKGSEGTGLGLSVSHGIVIAHGGQITCESEPARGARFSVAIPYRIDALQKSAQDDVALDGASAE; from the coding sequence GTGACCGACCAGTACTTCGTGAGCTTCCTGATCGTCGGGGGCGTGTGCATCGGGTTCGCGATGCACGCGGCGAGCCTCGCCGTTCAGACGCGCCGCCTTCGCTACGTCTACTTGATGCTCCTCGCCCTGCTCGAGGCGGCCTACTGCTTCGTCGGTTGGCGCTACTTCATGCTGACGGACGGCGCGCGCGCGCTGCCTTGGGGTCAGGCGTTCTGCGCCTTCGCGCCGTTCATCACCTGGGTGTTCGGCGAGCTCACGATGGACCTCTCGGAGCGCCGGCCGCGCTGGCTCGTGCGGCTCCAGCAGGTGAACCTCGGGCTGACGACCACGTTCGCGACCGGCGTCGTCGTGGACATGCTCTTCCGTACGTCGATCACGATGAAGCCCGAGATCCTCACCGATCTCGAGAGCCTCCACCGGCACCGGTTCGTCTTCACCGGCTTCGGAATGGCCTACCTGGCGTGGGTGGGCGTCGCGTTCTCGTGCTTCGCGGCGACGCTGCTCGGCGCCTACCGCACGCGGCGCGACCTCCTCCCCATGGTCGTGGGTGCCATCGTCTACTTCAGCGCCACGATCTCCGACTTCGGGATCTGCGTCGGCATCGTCGACCTCCCGTTCACGCAGCACTTCGGCTTCTTCGCGCTCGTGATCGGATGCTGGCGCGTCATCTCGAACCGCTTCGAGGAGGCGATCTCCGAGATGCAGCGCGCGGTCGAGCGGCTGGAGCATCAGCGAAACCGCCTCCTCATCGCCGCGCCGATGCTCCACAAACAGAAGCTCGATTCGCTCGGCACCTTCGCCGCGGGGGTCGGACACGAGATCAACAACCCCATTCAGGGGATCATGAACTACGCGCTCCTCATCAAGCGCGAGGCCGCGCCGGAGACGACGGTGAGCCGGTTCGCCGACGAGATCGCGGTCGAGAGCAAGCGCATCGCCGACATCGTCCAGAACCTCCTCCGCTTCGCGCGCGCGGAGGGAACGGCGGAGGGCGCGGTGGCGATCGCCGTCCCCGTCTCGCAGCTCCTCGAAGGACCGCTCCGGCTCATCCGGAGCACGCTCGCCCAGCGCGGGATCACGCTGGAGGTCCACATCGACGACGGGCTGCCGGAGGTGACCTGCCGCGCGGCGCAGGTGCAGCAGGTGATCATGAACCTCGTCACCAACGCGCGCGACGCCGTCCTCTCGCGCGCCGCGACGCGGACGGACGACAAGCGAATCACGGTCGAGGCTTCGCAGATCACGCGCGCGGGCGAGCCGTGGTGGGTCGTGCGCGTGAGCGACACCGGCGACGGCTTCGATCCGACGCTCTCGGACCGCATCTTCGATCCGTTCTTCACCACGAAGGGCTCCGAGGGCACCGGCCTCGGGCTCTCCGTGAGCCACGGCATCGTGATCGCCCACGGCGGACAGATCACGTGCGAGAGCGAGCCGGCGCGAGGCGCGCGCTTCTCCGTCGCGATCCCGTACCGGATCGACGCGCTGCAGAAGAGCGCGCAAGACGACGTCGCGCTCGACGGCGCCTCCGCCGAGTGA
- a CDS encoding FAD-dependent oxidoreductase — MSEKGTAGRRVVVAGAGIAGLAAAHVLVDAGFEVVVLEKAASVGGRCASYVDPDLGHTVEHGIHGVFPRYENLTRLWRDVGIDLEKILTRTKTTGVPGPGRTMRSTELAHARGPAPLFLTAMIPPGVLRARDYAFSLFLLMRTYAARKPIGGELDTETFASMMRAAGVSGRMANLLLVPYVKNLTYARGDEVSARLAAEALNYYVLEDAEDVKAQWIDGGMVPLLFEPWKAALEKRGVRFKLGAPVQSIVFDGDRVVALATQATISDRELGDAPKLFMRKLGTRSLGLSWEPSDRRLRAFDAACTHMGCPVDVRTSDGKNVFHCPCHGGQFDANGEVLRAPPQKPLTPVRMRHEAQGSVWVVDEPTNAPAADDGLERADYAVLAMDLGSLKAVFPREMSLNSSTSGIPLLRTTSVMVLRMHFAARSGKPKWSGPDSGVFAADDLLDNFFALHTMQEEFAEKDALFLECHIGDCEHMSSLEDDDIYDRALDVLDAYFPDEGLRGRLDRERSRLLRHVDVFPLFAPGDRERTPTVSDASRPNLMLAGDWVRTDDPEAVSFFMERAAVTGIEAANAILRAAGAPAAQREIARRAPPVTSSLLGFPTRAVDVLTRGLRRLLGVSYE, encoded by the coding sequence ATGTCGGAGAAAGGCACGGCGGGACGTAGGGTCGTCGTCGCGGGGGCCGGGATCGCGGGGCTCGCGGCGGCGCACGTGCTCGTGGACGCCGGGTTCGAGGTCGTCGTGCTCGAGAAGGCCGCGAGCGTCGGGGGGCGCTGCGCGTCGTACGTCGATCCCGACCTCGGGCACACCGTCGAGCACGGCATTCACGGCGTCTTCCCCCGCTACGAGAACCTGACGCGCCTCTGGCGGGACGTGGGGATCGACCTCGAGAAGATCCTGACGCGGACGAAGACCACCGGCGTGCCGGGGCCGGGCCGGACGATGCGGAGCACCGAGCTCGCGCACGCGCGTGGCCCCGCCCCGCTCTTCCTGACCGCGATGATCCCTCCCGGCGTGCTCCGCGCGCGCGACTACGCGTTTTCGCTGTTCCTCTTGATGCGCACGTACGCGGCGCGCAAGCCGATCGGTGGCGAGCTCGACACCGAGACGTTCGCCTCGATGATGCGCGCGGCGGGCGTGTCCGGAAGGATGGCGAACCTGCTCCTCGTGCCCTACGTGAAGAACCTCACCTACGCGCGCGGCGACGAGGTGAGCGCGCGGCTCGCCGCCGAGGCGCTCAACTACTACGTCCTCGAGGACGCCGAGGACGTGAAGGCGCAGTGGATCGACGGCGGGATGGTCCCGCTCCTCTTCGAGCCTTGGAAAGCGGCGCTCGAGAAGCGCGGCGTTCGCTTCAAGCTCGGGGCTCCCGTGCAGTCGATCGTCTTCGACGGCGACCGCGTCGTCGCGCTCGCGACGCAGGCGACGATCTCCGATCGCGAGCTCGGAGACGCGCCGAAGCTCTTCATGCGGAAGCTCGGCACGCGGAGCCTCGGCCTGAGCTGGGAGCCCTCCGACCGTCGCCTTCGCGCGTTCGACGCTGCCTGCACGCACATGGGCTGCCCGGTCGACGTACGGACGAGCGACGGAAAGAACGTCTTCCACTGTCCGTGCCACGGCGGTCAGTTCGACGCGAACGGCGAGGTGCTCCGCGCACCGCCACAAAAGCCGCTCACGCCGGTGCGCATGCGCCACGAGGCACAAGGTTCGGTGTGGGTCGTCGACGAGCCCACCAACGCCCCCGCCGCCGACGACGGGCTCGAGCGCGCCGACTATGCCGTGCTCGCGATGGACCTCGGATCCCTCAAAGCCGTCTTCCCTCGCGAGATGTCGCTCAATTCGTCGACATCGGGTATTCCACTATTGCGCACCACGTCGGTGATGGTGTTGCGCATGCACTTCGCGGCGCGGTCCGGTAAACCGAAATGGTCGGGCCCCGACAGCGGCGTCTTCGCGGCCGACGACCTGCTCGACAACTTCTTCGCGCTCCACACGATGCAGGAGGAGTTCGCGGAGAAGGACGCCCTCTTCTTGGAGTGTCACATCGGCGACTGCGAGCACATGTCTTCGCTCGAGGACGACGACATCTACGATCGCGCGCTCGACGTCCTCGACGCGTACTTCCCGGACGAAGGGCTCCGCGGGCGCCTCGACCGCGAGCGCAGCCGTCTCCTCCGCCACGTCGACGTGTTCCCGCTCTTCGCGCCCGGCGATCGCGAACGAACGCCGACCGTCAGCGACGCGTCCCGTCCCAACCTGATGCTCGCCGGCGACTGGGTGCGGACCGACGATCCCGAGGCGGTGAGCTTCTTCATGGAGCGCGCCGCCGTCACCGGGATCGAGGCCGCCAACGCCATCTTGCGCGCAGCGGGAGCGCCGGCCGCGCAGCGCGAGATCGCCCGCCGCGCGCCGCCGGTGACGAGCTCGCTCCTCGGCTTCCCGACGCGCGCCGTCGACGTCCTCACGCGTGGCCTCCGCCGGCTGCTCGGGGTGAGCTACGAGTGA
- a CDS encoding M20/M25/M40 family metallo-hydrolase, translated as MHVRSPASLLVFLVFFVLLAGSGSACSSDSPPSTPGGSSGSSGSTDGGGGGSIIEGGGAGRPDNPTACGATDAAGVRGCVSKDRYTEDVTFIAGDMRAPGSPHARATGDRCAAVLSAHGFTVERHAYGSGTNIVGTLPGTTAATEVVVAGAHYDHLDGCLGADDNATGVAGMLELARVLSGHTHPRTLVVACWDEEERGEIGSRAWVKRAKSTDTNVVQYVNFDMIGYAKSEPNSQQMPSTYKDIYRKEYAALEARQFKGDFLWTFYDKRSRPFVRALEEQSAAVSRAELGVQVPTALLSRVELQNTDHAGFWAAGFPAAHIGDTGDLRNPNYHCKQSADTLATLDHDYAADIVRAATAATWTMLEGKAPAAEPGPGVASCTQFCARASSFGAKEGACMKAVFDVLGVQPPASCASVTSPASCNTCAADLKINDLQCEGLADLCL; from the coding sequence ATGCACGTACGGTCTCCTGCTTCTCTCCTCGTGTTCCTCGTGTTCTTCGTCTTGTTGGCCGGCTCAGGGTCGGCGTGCTCGAGCGATTCGCCGCCGTCGACTCCGGGAGGCTCGAGCGGCTCGAGCGGCTCGACGGATGGAGGTGGAGGCGGCTCGATCATCGAGGGCGGAGGCGCCGGTCGGCCCGACAACCCGACCGCGTGCGGGGCGACGGACGCGGCGGGCGTGCGTGGGTGCGTGTCGAAGGATCGCTACACCGAGGACGTCACGTTCATCGCCGGCGACATGCGCGCGCCAGGCTCACCGCACGCGCGGGCGACGGGCGACCGCTGCGCGGCGGTGCTCTCGGCGCACGGCTTCACGGTCGAGCGGCACGCGTACGGCTCAGGCACGAACATCGTCGGCACCCTCCCGGGCACGACGGCGGCGACGGAGGTCGTCGTCGCGGGTGCCCACTACGATCATCTCGACGGCTGCCTCGGCGCGGACGACAACGCGACGGGCGTGGCGGGGATGCTCGAGCTCGCGCGCGTGCTCTCGGGCCACACCCATCCACGGACGCTGGTGGTCGCGTGCTGGGACGAGGAGGAGCGCGGCGAGATCGGCTCGCGCGCATGGGTGAAGCGCGCCAAGTCGACGGATACGAATGTCGTCCAGTACGTCAATTTCGACATGATCGGATATGCGAAGAGCGAGCCCAATTCGCAGCAAATGCCATCGACGTACAAGGACATCTATCGCAAGGAGTACGCGGCGCTCGAGGCGCGTCAGTTCAAGGGCGACTTCCTCTGGACGTTCTACGACAAGCGCTCGCGTCCGTTCGTGAGGGCGCTCGAAGAGCAGAGCGCCGCGGTCTCACGGGCGGAGCTCGGCGTTCAGGTCCCGACCGCGCTCCTGTCGCGCGTCGAGCTCCAGAATACGGACCACGCCGGGTTCTGGGCGGCGGGATTCCCGGCCGCGCATATCGGTGACACGGGAGATCTGCGTAATCCAAATTACCACTGCAAGCAGAGCGCAGACACGCTCGCGACGCTCGATCACGACTATGCGGCGGACATCGTGCGCGCCGCGACGGCCGCGACGTGGACCATGCTCGAAGGAAAGGCGCCGGCGGCGGAGCCAGGACCCGGCGTGGCGAGCTGCACGCAGTTCTGCGCGCGCGCATCGAGCTTCGGCGCGAAGGAAGGCGCGTGCATGAAGGCGGTGTTCGACGTCCTCGGCGTCCAGCCGCCCGCGTCGTGCGCCTCCGTCACCTCTCCGGCATCGTGCAACACCTGCGCTGCCGATCTGAAGATCAACGACCTTCAGTGCGAGGGCCTAGCCGATCTCTGCCTCTGA
- a CDS encoding alpha/beta hydrolase, whose protein sequence is MMLRVMWSFLVSFIKTLRLRRARGPARPSWPLTFEWIVRYLRRDWEQTSAWPLPKLRAELDARPYPRTFVRKLDTRDGALGGVSARWFIPPGASDDRLVLFFHGGSFIYGSGRTTHADLVARLALASGVTVIAVDYRLAPEHPFPAPLEDALAAFDALVEGGTAPEAIVVAGDSAGGNLAIELQLALRDRGGPQAAGAVLVSPWSDLTMPARSFVDNDPYDYGTRDVLEIHARTYAGDAALDDPRVSPVQARLDGLAPVLIIVGEVEIPRDDILALATRLTDAKVDVAVHVAEDMPHNPPVFAAYHPNGQTALEEAANFVRKAMKKPLSL, encoded by the coding sequence ATGATGCTCCGGGTCATGTGGTCGTTCCTTGTTTCCTTCATCAAGACGCTGCGCCTGCGCCGAGCGCGAGGTCCCGCGCGTCCGAGCTGGCCTTTGACGTTCGAGTGGATCGTACGTTATCTCCGGCGCGACTGGGAGCAGACGAGCGCGTGGCCTCTCCCGAAGTTGCGGGCGGAGCTCGACGCGCGGCCCTACCCACGAACGTTCGTCCGTAAGCTCGACACGCGCGACGGCGCGCTCGGCGGCGTCTCCGCTCGTTGGTTCATCCCACCGGGGGCTTCGGACGATCGCCTCGTACTCTTCTTCCACGGCGGCTCGTTCATCTACGGATCGGGGCGCACCACCCACGCGGACCTCGTCGCTCGCCTCGCGCTCGCGAGCGGCGTCACGGTGATCGCCGTGGACTACAGGCTCGCGCCAGAGCATCCGTTCCCGGCGCCGCTCGAGGACGCGCTCGCGGCGTTCGACGCGCTCGTGGAAGGCGGGACTGCGCCGGAGGCGATCGTCGTCGCCGGCGACTCCGCCGGAGGCAACCTCGCCATCGAGCTCCAGCTCGCGCTCCGCGATCGCGGAGGACCTCAAGCGGCCGGCGCGGTCCTGGTGTCGCCATGGTCGGATCTCACGATGCCCGCGCGGTCGTTCGTGGACAACGATCCATACGACTACGGGACACGTGATGTGCTGGAGATCCACGCGCGGACGTACGCGGGCGACGCCGCGCTCGACGACCCGCGCGTGTCCCCTGTCCAGGCGCGACTCGACGGCCTCGCGCCCGTGCTGATCATCGTGGGTGAAGTCGAGATCCCGCGCGACGACATCCTCGCTCTCGCGACGAGGCTCACGGATGCGAAGGTCGACGTCGCCGTGCACGTCGCCGAGGACATGCCGCACAACCCGCCCGTGTTCGCTGCGTACCATCCGAACGGGCAGACCGCGCTCGAGGAGGCAGCAAACTTCGTGCGCAAGGCCATGAAGAAGCCGTTGTCGTTGTAG
- a CDS encoding AraC family transcriptional regulator ligand-binding domain-containing protein codes for MTVRLVHLLRQRGRDAAAVCAAAGVEIEEVSNPSARIPYCVSDAFLEACVRELGVEGFSFALSRVSDETTYDVAALVLMSGATFGEGLERALTYQRLWGDGERFTLRRADDARRGGVLRFRHPGSNAIARAVLAEVALFETLSGARALVDPHARPVAVRFAHEPLGDSTALAEAFGVEPSFSADNSELVLPAAILDAPIHLPDGALARGLDMIAQRAVAALPALASLSARVRAICDEDPTALSLAVADVARRLRMSSRTLQRRLRAEGTSWADIVDALRRSRARSLALRGASDKEIAFLLGFSDPSSFTRARRRWRRDVES; via the coding sequence ATGACGGTTCGGCTCGTGCACCTGCTGCGTCAGCGCGGACGCGACGCAGCCGCGGTATGCGCCGCAGCTGGCGTCGAGATCGAGGAGGTGAGCAACCCCTCTGCCCGCATCCCGTATTGCGTGTCCGACGCGTTTCTGGAGGCGTGCGTCCGCGAGCTTGGCGTGGAGGGTTTCTCCTTCGCGCTCTCCAGGGTCTCCGACGAGACGACATACGACGTCGCCGCGCTCGTGCTCATGTCGGGCGCGACGTTCGGCGAGGGCCTCGAACGGGCGCTGACGTACCAGCGGCTCTGGGGCGACGGAGAGCGATTCACGCTGCGGCGCGCCGACGATGCACGCCGCGGCGGCGTGCTCCGGTTCCGCCATCCCGGGTCAAACGCAATCGCACGCGCCGTTCTCGCCGAGGTCGCACTCTTCGAGACCCTGTCGGGCGCGCGTGCGCTCGTCGACCCTCACGCTCGTCCTGTCGCGGTGAGGTTCGCGCACGAGCCGCTCGGAGATTCGACGGCGCTCGCCGAGGCGTTCGGGGTGGAACCATCGTTCAGCGCGGATAACAGTGAGCTCGTCCTGCCCGCGGCGATCCTCGACGCGCCGATCCATCTTCCCGACGGAGCTCTCGCCCGAGGGCTCGACATGATCGCCCAGCGCGCCGTCGCGGCGCTACCCGCGTTGGCGTCGCTCTCCGCCCGGGTGCGCGCCATCTGCGACGAGGACCCGACGGCGCTCTCTCTGGCCGTGGCCGACGTCGCACGTCGCCTCCGCATGAGCAGTCGGACACTTCAGAGGCGCCTTCGGGCGGAGGGAACGTCCTGGGCAGACATCGTCGACGCTCTTCGCCGCTCGCGTGCGCGCTCACTCGCGCTTCGCGGGGCGAGCGACAAGGAGATCGCGTTCCTCCTCGGATTCTCGGATCCCAGCTCCTTCACCCGTGCGCGCCGTCGCTGGAGGCGCGACGTCGAGAGCTGA
- a CDS encoding type II toxin-antitoxin system RelE/ParE family toxin, whose amino-acid sequence MKLQVLARARAEIEKTARWYEKKAGLGEAFVSEIDTILRRVAALPLSYPPHPDDRDARRALVGRFPYAVAFVVEADQIVVVAITHLRRRPRRRPLPRS is encoded by the coding sequence GTGAAGCTTCAGGTTCTCGCGCGTGCGCGTGCCGAGATCGAGAAAACTGCGCGGTGGTACGAGAAAAAGGCCGGCCTCGGCGAGGCCTTCGTCAGCGAGATTGACACGATACTCCGGCGCGTCGCAGCACTTCCCCTGTCGTATCCGCCCCATCCCGATGATCGTGATGCTCGACGCGCGCTCGTCGGTCGGTTCCCCTACGCTGTTGCCTTCGTCGTAGAGGCCGACCAGATCGTGGTCGTCGCAATCACGCACCTCAGGCGACGTCCGCGACGTCGTCCCCTACCGCGAAGCTAG
- a CDS encoding addiction module protein, protein MKRPAVFAEALALPTEDRLELAAELLASAPPVPGLLVEGTPEFRAELARRVEEVKSGKARLIPWEDIRKTLLGSFESKVSRKKRTAPRVGRTAK, encoded by the coding sequence ATGAAACGCCCGGCCGTGTTCGCTGAAGCGTTGGCGCTGCCCACGGAGGATCGGCTCGAGCTCGCGGCGGAGCTCTTGGCGAGCGCACCGCCCGTACCTGGTCTACTCGTGGAAGGCACCCCCGAGTTCAGAGCCGAGCTTGCACGGCGGGTCGAGGAGGTGAAGAGCGGGAAGGCTCGCCTCATCCCGTGGGAGGACATCCGGAAAACGCTGCTCGGCAGCTTCGAGTCCAAGGTGTCGCGCAAAAAGAGGACTGCGCCGCGCGTCGGCCGCACTGCGAAGTGA
- a CDS encoding DNA cytosine methyltransferase yields MTVGLKAAGFQVVAGVELEPHAFATYKTNHPEVHAYRQDIRTVDGASLLGHADDGVDLLAGCPPCQGFSSLTAKWKRSDPRNALVAEMTRLIGEVRPRVVMMENVPGLAQKGKRRLNALVRALEDLGYRVTFDVLQVADYGVPQRRRRLVLLAGLGFEIPLPSATHSRTGAEGLPKWRSLRDAIGAQHPRPITLAEAQKKGGPARFDWHVTRTMSPQNVRRMAHAKPGRVWSSIPKRLRPACHQDAVRKIGFRSAYGRLKWDEPSVTITGGCTTFSKGRFGHPTQPRTISVREAALIQTFPPSYVFDTPFIDYACEMIGNALPCTFAEVVARQCLDALESHQAASSRRTPKPTSARRPARSPSHRSRSHS; encoded by the coding sequence TTGACCGTTGGACTGAAGGCGGCTGGCTTTCAGGTCGTCGCTGGCGTGGAGCTCGAACCTCACGCCTTTGCGACGTACAAGACGAACCATCCAGAGGTCCACGCGTACCGTCAGGACATCCGAACCGTCGATGGTGCCAGCCTTCTCGGACACGCTGACGATGGTGTCGACCTCCTCGCGGGATGCCCTCCCTGCCAGGGATTCTCGAGCCTGACCGCAAAGTGGAAACGCAGCGATCCGCGGAATGCGCTGGTCGCCGAGATGACCCGACTGATCGGCGAAGTGCGGCCACGCGTCGTGATGATGGAGAACGTTCCAGGGCTTGCTCAGAAAGGGAAGCGACGTCTGAATGCCCTAGTCCGGGCGCTCGAGGATCTCGGGTATCGAGTCACGTTCGACGTCCTTCAAGTCGCCGACTACGGTGTGCCGCAACGTCGTCGCCGTCTTGTTCTCCTCGCTGGTCTCGGTTTCGAGATCCCGCTCCCGTCCGCGACGCATTCACGAACAGGTGCAGAGGGCCTGCCGAAGTGGCGATCCCTGCGCGACGCCATCGGTGCCCAACACCCTCGCCCGATCACGCTCGCCGAAGCCCAGAAGAAGGGCGGCCCAGCACGGTTCGACTGGCACGTAACGCGGACGATGTCGCCGCAGAACGTGCGACGGATGGCGCACGCAAAACCTGGCCGCGTCTGGTCGAGCATCCCGAAACGCCTCCGACCTGCGTGTCACCAAGATGCGGTTCGCAAGATCGGCTTTCGGAGCGCGTATGGCCGGCTGAAGTGGGACGAACCATCCGTCACGATCACCGGAGGCTGCACAACGTTCAGCAAGGGGCGTTTCGGGCATCCGACCCAACCTCGCACGATCTCCGTCCGCGAAGCGGCACTCATCCAGACATTCCCGCCGTCCTATGTATTCGACACGCCGTTCATCGACTACGCGTGCGAGATGATCGGGAACGCTCTTCCCTGTACGTTCGCCGAGGTGGTCGCACGACAGTGCTTGGACGCGCTCGAATCGCATCAAGCCGCTTCATCGAGGCGAACGCCGAAACCTACGAGCGCACGTCGTCCAGCTCGATCACCGTCACACCGCAGCCGTTCGCATTCGTGA
- a CDS encoding ATP-binding protein: MAHKYTMTISRLTVDKLGVKLYDRVSAVIAELIANSYDADARSVRVEAPMGELLANKVGDELRDKGFEIVIEDDGIGMTPDEVNDFYLRVGRERRLDPKRGDVSKELGRKVMGRKGVGKLAPFGICQSIELITAGGEKTSGHDLRGKKSTGYVTAHLFLEKNRILKDTDDDYHPRAGDRDGLISPTRGTKLILRNFAHRHVPDIEDFARQVSQRFGIQQASWKIALIDNTKTTSHADRERVVGSFDVELMEDTALFFEQRPAKRAGQEPSYVTKGADGKVREDIPAGVALDNRFYPITGWLGYSKHPYKDDLMAGVRIYCRGKIASQTSIFNRKAGFTGEHDIRSYLVGELHTDWLDEEEDLIQTDRRDILWSHELGRALEEWGQRLVVQLGRIARNPMKKRTWDLFLEVSKIEQKIDRAFPGSDQAPIRDGALGLAKLMAQNLRHDELDDSDHVKSLVQLTMNLAPHVTLNEKLREAAEDVDSPLAVVSQILKTARIAELSAFGLIADERVRVITRVEELKDDSETLEAAMQELITHAPWLVNPQWSPIVSNQTFATLREEFRKLYKKKTGQDLDLTPMSAANKRADFVMEPYEGTVQIIEIKRPSYKIGDDDFGRLNVYVDLMTEFLDANPTFKTQYVGFHITLVCDGVALSSVSRKAFDGLKKDGILTQINWTTFLLRTRKMHEDFLREAEKQKKNAAKDE; encoded by the coding sequence GTGGCGCACAAGTACACGATGACGATCTCCCGGCTCACCGTCGACAAGCTCGGCGTGAAGCTCTACGATCGCGTGTCCGCCGTCATCGCAGAGCTCATCGCCAACAGCTACGACGCAGACGCGCGGAGCGTGCGGGTCGAAGCACCGATGGGTGAGTTGCTCGCGAACAAGGTCGGCGACGAGCTGCGAGACAAGGGCTTCGAGATCGTCATCGAGGACGACGGCATCGGAATGACGCCGGACGAGGTGAACGACTTCTACTTGCGCGTCGGTCGCGAGCGGCGCCTCGATCCGAAACGGGGCGACGTTTCCAAAGAGCTCGGACGCAAAGTCATGGGCCGAAAGGGGGTTGGAAAACTCGCGCCCTTCGGAATCTGTCAGTCGATCGAGCTCATTACGGCAGGCGGCGAGAAAACATCCGGGCACGATCTCCGCGGCAAGAAGAGCACCGGCTACGTGACCGCTCATCTCTTCCTCGAGAAGAATCGGATCCTGAAAGACACCGACGACGACTATCACCCTCGCGCCGGCGACCGAGACGGACTGATCAGCCCGACGCGTGGCACCAAGCTCATTCTGCGCAACTTCGCTCATCGACACGTCCCAGACATCGAGGACTTCGCGCGCCAGGTTTCGCAACGGTTTGGAATCCAGCAAGCAAGCTGGAAGATCGCGCTCATCGACAATACGAAGACCACATCACACGCAGATCGTGAGCGTGTCGTCGGTTCCTTCGACGTCGAACTGATGGAGGACACGGCGCTCTTCTTCGAGCAGCGACCTGCAAAGCGTGCCGGGCAGGAGCCCTCGTACGTCACGAAGGGCGCAGACGGAAAGGTGCGCGAAGACATCCCCGCAGGCGTCGCGCTCGACAACCGCTTCTACCCGATCACGGGTTGGCTCGGATACTCGAAGCATCCCTACAAGGACGACCTGATGGCCGGCGTCCGCATCTACTGCCGCGGGAAGATCGCTTCGCAGACGAGCATCTTCAACCGGAAGGCAGGCTTCACCGGAGAGCACGACATTCGGTCTTATCTCGTCGGCGAGTTGCACACCGACTGGCTGGATGAAGAGGAAGACCTGATCCAGACGGATCGCCGAGACATCCTCTGGTCGCATGAACTCGGCCGCGCGCTCGAGGAGTGGGGCCAGCGCCTCGTCGTACAGCTCGGGCGAATCGCCCGCAACCCGATGAAGAAGCGGACGTGGGATCTCTTCCTTGAGGTGTCGAAGATCGAACAGAAGATCGATCGTGCGTTTCCTGGCTCCGACCAGGCCCCGATTCGGGACGGAGCGCTCGGACTCGCGAAGTTGATGGCGCAGAACCTCCGCCACGATGAGCTCGATGATTCCGACCACGTGAAGTCGCTCGTACAGCTCACGATGAACCTTGCACCTCACGTGACCTTGAACGAGAAACTCCGCGAGGCCGCGGAGGATGTCGACTCGCCGCTGGCGGTCGTGAGTCAGATCCTGAAGACCGCACGCATCGCCGAACTCTCAGCTTTCGGTCTCATCGCGGACGAGCGTGTCCGGGTGATCACACGCGTCGAAGAGCTGAAGGACGACAGCGAGACCTTGGAGGCGGCGATGCAGGAGCTGATCACGCATGCGCCCTGGCTCGTGAACCCGCAGTGGTCACCGATCGTTTCCAACCAGACGTTTGCCACGCTCCGCGAAGAGTTCAGGAAGCTCTACAAGAAGAAGACCGGGCAGGATCTCGACCTGACGCCGATGTCGGCAGCAAACAAGCGCGCTGACTTCGTGATGGAGCCCTACGAGGGCACCGTGCAGATCATCGAGATCAAACGCCCCTCCTACAAGATCGGCGACGACGACTTCGGCCGACTCAACGTCTACGTCGATCTGATGACTGAGTTTCTCGACGCCAACCCAACCTTCAAGACCCAGTACGTCGGATTCCACATCACGCTGGTCTGCGACGGCGTGGCCCTCTCGAGCGTCTCGCGAAAGGCGTTCGATGGGTTGAAGAAGGATGGAATCCTAACGCAGATCAACTGGACCACGTTCTTGCTCCGAACACGCAAGATGCATGAGGACTTCCTTCGTGAAGCCGAGAAGCAGAAGAAGAATGCCGCAAAAGACGAATAG